AGCATGGCCGCGCTGGAACCGGAAGGCATGCGTTTTCTGGGCGTAGCCCTGTTCGGCAGGCGCAAGCGGGTGGCATCGCTTACCGGCATGTTCGGGCTCATGTGAGGGGAAGAGGAATACTCCCCGGCATAGCGGAACAGACTGTAACAACATATAGTTCTTGTCCTGATCGGCATTAGCGATTAGGCAAGAACTTCTTTCTCAATCACACCGCCTGCCGCGCCTGCGGCAGGATTCATTTTTCGGAAGGGTGCAGCATGGTTTCCCGTAATTCGCCTGCGTTCCTGCCCACTATGGCCCTGCTGGCCGCGGTGGGGCTGTGGTCCAGTTCCTTTGTGGGCATGAAGATCGCCCTGCGCGAGGTTGCCCCGCTCACCATCATCTGGATGCGCCTTGTCTGCGCCTCCATCGTGGTGTTGCCCATGCTGCGGCGGGGCATGGGGGCCAACCGCAAACCAGGTGACTGGAAATGGCTGCTTGTGGTGGCCCTGTTCCAGCCCTGCCTGTACTTCACCCTTGAAAGTTACGCCCTGCAATATACCTCCGCTTCCGAGGCGGGTACCATTTCCGCCACCATGCCGTTGATGGTGGCTGCTCTTGCCGCGCTGTTTCTGGGTGAAAAGGCTTCCGTGACCATGCTTGCGGGGCTGTTGCTCTCCTGCGGCGGGGTGGCATGGTTGACCCTTGCGGGAACCCCTTCGCCGGACGGCCCCAATCCCGCCCTTGGCAACGCGCTGGAATGCGGTGCCATGGTGGCTGCGGCGGGCTATACCCTTGCCCTGCGCAAGCTGGAAGGGCGATACGGCCCGTGGGCGCTCACAGGGTTGCAGAGCCTTGCGGGCTTTTTCTGGTTCCTTCCCGGTGCGCTTTTTTCCGGCTTTCCCGATTTCACGGATATTGCCGCCATCTGGCCCAGCATGCTGGCCGTGGTGTATATGGGCGT
This region of Desulfovibrio subterraneus genomic DNA includes:
- a CDS encoding DMT family transporter, coding for MVSRNSPAFLPTMALLAAVGLWSSSFVGMKIALREVAPLTIIWMRLVCASIVVLPMLRRGMGANRKPGDWKWLLVVALFQPCLYFTLESYALQYTSASEAGTISATMPLMVAALAALFLGEKASVTMLAGLLLSCGGVAWLTLAGTPSPDGPNPALGNALECGAMVAAAGYTLALRKLEGRYGPWALTGLQSLAGFFWFLPGALFSGFPDFTDIAAIWPSMLAVVYMGVFVSLCAFWCYNYALAYLPAGRASAFINMIPVLCLILGWAVLDERLNALQYAACVVVLAGVCLSQELAPWKRGMQKA